The Corvus cornix cornix isolate S_Up_H32 chromosome 12, ASM73873v5, whole genome shotgun sequence genome includes a window with the following:
- the NEK4 gene encoding serine/threonine-protein kinase Nek4 isoform X2, which translates to MPLAAYCFLRAVGKGSYGEVSLARHRQDRKQYVIKKLNLRSASRREKRAAEQEAQLLSQLRHPNIVTYRESWQGDDGHLYIVMGFCEGGDLYHKLKEQKGKLLPENQVVEWFVQIAMALQYLHEKHILHRDLKTQNIFLTRTNIIKVGDLGIARVLENQYDMASTLIGTPYYMSPELFSNKPYNYKSDVWALGCCVYEMATLKHAFNAKDMNSLAYRIIEGKLPPMPKDYSPQLVEIIQTMLSKKPEERPSVKSILRQPYIKQQISLFLEATKAKAARNHKKTVNSKPKDPCSVISAKNESHSRNVTHQNHSSEPARKYKVDEEDCISKCKATKFCPSEKPAVELERKPSKNDLNSLGDFIATVSGVNIDISLSERMKHGSEKCGSECIPENNKAKHLHIPDHSKTTSNNPPIKEDRQQQRAKQAFKAESVESKLSSVDSVEDDDDTLKLLEPVSKDQKQPDLDDVSHGASGDAQGKMTFHLQPHSSVSEPSLSQQQQKRELAEGCSEKFRAVSPWPLPDVTPKTAQRGAGHPEPADSAKPSQAAIPKERPLSARERRRLKQSREMLPSVVPARQSLNGAVVEVKSLVENCVKVPQSSSDPSISQRKKEACCLSDDELSSSTSSTDKSDGDSKERKSNVNEMNDLVQLMTWTLKMDSKENSECCVTSTPAPEFKLNRKYRDTLILHGKSPDESEELKMEDIPSDMLSVPCKIRRMVEILRSDVVQGLGVKLLEKVYRIMEEDDEAKRELQLREHMGDKYVSYSAKARHLKFLEENVKL; encoded by the exons ATGCCCCTGGCTGCCTACTGCTTCCTGAGGGCCGTGGGCAAGGGCAGCTACGGGGAGGTGAGCCTGGCGCGGCACCGCCAGGACCGCAAGCAG TATGTCATCAAAAAGTTAAACCTTAGAAGTGCTTCCAGGCGTgagaagagagcagcagaacaAGAGGCACAGCTTCTGTCCCAGCTGAGACACCCCAACATCGTCACCTACAGAGAGTCCTGGCAGGGGGACGATGGCCACCTCTACATTGTGATGGGCTTCTGCGAGGGAGGAGACCTCTACCACAAACTCAAAGAGCAGAAGGGCAAACTCTTGCCTGAGAATCAGGTGGTGGAGTGGTTTGTCCAGATTGCCATGGCCCTGCAG taTTTACATGAAAAGCACATTCTGCACAGAGATCTTAAaactcagaatattttcctgACACGAACAAATATAATCAAAGTGGGAGACCTGGGAATAGCCAGAGTGTTGGAAAACCAGTATGACATGGCCAGCACTCTCATAGGCACCCCGTACTACATGAGCCCTGAACTCTTTTCTAACAAACCCTACAACTACAAG TCTGATGTTTGGGCCTTGGGCTGCTGTGTTTATGAGATGGCTACACTGAAACACGCCTTCAATGCCAAGGACATGAACTCCTTGGCTTATCGAATTATTGAAGGGAAG CTGCCACCCATGCCAAAGGATTACAGCCCACAGCTGGTAGAAATAATACAAACTATGCTCAGTAAAAAACCTGAGGAACGACCTAGTGTGAAAAGCATCCTGCGACAGCCCTATATCAAACAacagatttctttgtttttggaAGCCACAAAGGC GAAAGCTGCTAGAAATCATAAGAAAACAGTGAATTCTAAACCTAAAGACCCTTGTTCTGTCATCTCAGCAAAGAATGAATCTCACAGCAGGAATGTTACACACCAAAACCACTCCTCTGAGCCAGCCAGGAAATACAAAGTT GATGAAGAAGATTGCATCAGCAAATGTAAAGCCACCAAATTTTGTCCCTCAGAGAAACCAGCTGTTGagttggaaagaaaaccaagcaaaaatgATCTGAACAGCTTGGGAGACTTCATAGCCACAGTCAGTGGAGTGAACATTGATATCTCCCTATCTGAAAGGATGAAGCATGGAAGTGAGAAGTGTGGCAGTGAGTGTATCCCAGAgaataataaagcaaaacatcTACATATTCCAGACCATTCTAAAACAACATCTAATAACCCACCAATTAAGGAAGATAGACAAcagcaaagagcaaaacaggcttttaaagctgaaagtGTTGAGTCTAAGCTGTCTTCTGTTGATTCTGTAGAAGATGATGATGACACTTTGAAACTCCTGGAGCCTGTGTCAAAAGACCAAAAGCAACCTGACCTG GATGATGTCAGTCATGGAGCTTCAGGAGATGCTCAGGGAAAAATGACCTTCCACTTGCAGCCTCACAGCTCTGTCAGTGAACCCTctctctcacagcagcagcagaagagagagcTTGCTGaaggctgctcagagaag TTCAGAGCAGTTTCTCCTTGGCCTCTACCTGATGTGACCCCAAAGACAGCCCAGAGGGGTGCAGGGCACCCTGAGCCTGCAGACAGTGCCAAACCCAGTCAAGCAGCCATTCCAAAG GAGCGGCCCTTGTCAGCAAGAGAACGGAGGAGGCTGAAACAGTCTCGGGAGATGCTTCCCTCTG TGGTTCCAGCAAGACAATCATTAAATGGTGCAGTAGTTGAAGTGAAATCACTTGTGGAAAATTGTGTTAAAGTTCCTCAGTCCTCATCAGATCCCAGTATTTCTCAG agaaagaaagaagcctGTTGCCTGTCTGATGATGAGTTAAGCTCTTCCACAAGCTCTACAGACAAGTCTGATGGTGATTCCAAGGAGAG GAAAAGCAATGTGAATGAAATGAATGACTTGGTGCAGCTGATGACATGGACACTGAAAATGGACTCCAAGGAGAACTCTGAGTGCTGTGTAACCTCGACCCCAGCCCCAGAGTTTAAATTAAATAGGAAATACCGAGATACTTTGATTTTGCATGGAAAATCACCAGATGAAtcagaggaattaaaaatggaagaCATTCCTTCAG ATATGTTATCCGTCCCCTGCAAGATTAGGAGAATGGTTGAAATCCTGAGATCTGATGTGGTGCAAGGATTGGGAGTGAAACTTCTTGAGAAGGTGTACAGAATCATGGAAGAAGATGATGAAGCGAAAAGAGAG CTGCAGTTGCGGGAGCACATGGGAGATAAGTACGTGAGTTACAGTGCGAAGGCTCGGCACCTGaaatttcttgaagaaaatgtgaagcTCTGA
- the NEK4 gene encoding serine/threonine-protein kinase Nek4 isoform X1 → MPLAAYCFLRAVGKGSYGEVSLARHRQDRKQYVIKKLNLRSASRREKRAAEQEAQLLSQLRHPNIVTYRESWQGDDGHLYIVMGFCEGGDLYHKLKEQKGKLLPENQVVEWFVQIAMALQYLHEKHILHRDLKTQNIFLTRTNIIKVGDLGIARVLENQYDMASTLIGTPYYMSPELFSNKPYNYKSDVWALGCCVYEMATLKHAFNAKDMNSLAYRIIEGKLPPMPKDYSPQLVEIIQTMLSKKPEERPSVKSILRQPYIKQQISLFLEATKAKAARNHKKTVNSKPKDPCSVISAKNESHSRNVTHQNHSSEPARKYKVDEEDCISKCKATKFCPSEKPAVELERKPSKNDLNSLGDFIATVSGVNIDISLSERMKHGSEKCGSECIPENNKAKHLHIPDHSKTTSNNPPIKEDRQQQRAKQAFKAESVESKLSSVDSVEDDDDTLKLLEPVSKDQKQPDLSLDSTDKLLAPLVPVVIQDDVSHGASGDAQGKMTFHLQPHSSVSEPSLSQQQQKRELAEGCSEKFRAVSPWPLPDVTPKTAQRGAGHPEPADSAKPSQAAIPKERPLSARERRRLKQSREMLPSVVPARQSLNGAVVEVKSLVENCVKVPQSSSDPSISQRKKEACCLSDDELSSSTSSTDKSDGDSKERKSNVNEMNDLVQLMTWTLKMDSKENSECCVTSTPAPEFKLNRKYRDTLILHGKSPDESEELKMEDIPSDMLSVPCKIRRMVEILRSDVVQGLGVKLLEKVYRIMEEDDEAKRELQLREHMGDKYVSYSAKARHLKFLEENVKL, encoded by the exons ATGCCCCTGGCTGCCTACTGCTTCCTGAGGGCCGTGGGCAAGGGCAGCTACGGGGAGGTGAGCCTGGCGCGGCACCGCCAGGACCGCAAGCAG TATGTCATCAAAAAGTTAAACCTTAGAAGTGCTTCCAGGCGTgagaagagagcagcagaacaAGAGGCACAGCTTCTGTCCCAGCTGAGACACCCCAACATCGTCACCTACAGAGAGTCCTGGCAGGGGGACGATGGCCACCTCTACATTGTGATGGGCTTCTGCGAGGGAGGAGACCTCTACCACAAACTCAAAGAGCAGAAGGGCAAACTCTTGCCTGAGAATCAGGTGGTGGAGTGGTTTGTCCAGATTGCCATGGCCCTGCAG taTTTACATGAAAAGCACATTCTGCACAGAGATCTTAAaactcagaatattttcctgACACGAACAAATATAATCAAAGTGGGAGACCTGGGAATAGCCAGAGTGTTGGAAAACCAGTATGACATGGCCAGCACTCTCATAGGCACCCCGTACTACATGAGCCCTGAACTCTTTTCTAACAAACCCTACAACTACAAG TCTGATGTTTGGGCCTTGGGCTGCTGTGTTTATGAGATGGCTACACTGAAACACGCCTTCAATGCCAAGGACATGAACTCCTTGGCTTATCGAATTATTGAAGGGAAG CTGCCACCCATGCCAAAGGATTACAGCCCACAGCTGGTAGAAATAATACAAACTATGCTCAGTAAAAAACCTGAGGAACGACCTAGTGTGAAAAGCATCCTGCGACAGCCCTATATCAAACAacagatttctttgtttttggaAGCCACAAAGGC GAAAGCTGCTAGAAATCATAAGAAAACAGTGAATTCTAAACCTAAAGACCCTTGTTCTGTCATCTCAGCAAAGAATGAATCTCACAGCAGGAATGTTACACACCAAAACCACTCCTCTGAGCCAGCCAGGAAATACAAAGTT GATGAAGAAGATTGCATCAGCAAATGTAAAGCCACCAAATTTTGTCCCTCAGAGAAACCAGCTGTTGagttggaaagaaaaccaagcaaaaatgATCTGAACAGCTTGGGAGACTTCATAGCCACAGTCAGTGGAGTGAACATTGATATCTCCCTATCTGAAAGGATGAAGCATGGAAGTGAGAAGTGTGGCAGTGAGTGTATCCCAGAgaataataaagcaaaacatcTACATATTCCAGACCATTCTAAAACAACATCTAATAACCCACCAATTAAGGAAGATAGACAAcagcaaagagcaaaacaggcttttaaagctgaaagtGTTGAGTCTAAGCTGTCTTCTGTTGATTCTGTAGAAGATGATGATGACACTTTGAAACTCCTGGAGCCTGTGTCAAAAGACCAAAAGCAACCTGACCTG AGCTTGGATTCTACTGACAAGCTGCTAGCACCCTTAGTTCCTGTTGTAATTCAA GATGATGTCAGTCATGGAGCTTCAGGAGATGCTCAGGGAAAAATGACCTTCCACTTGCAGCCTCACAGCTCTGTCAGTGAACCCTctctctcacagcagcagcagaagagagagcTTGCTGaaggctgctcagagaag TTCAGAGCAGTTTCTCCTTGGCCTCTACCTGATGTGACCCCAAAGACAGCCCAGAGGGGTGCAGGGCACCCTGAGCCTGCAGACAGTGCCAAACCCAGTCAAGCAGCCATTCCAAAG GAGCGGCCCTTGTCAGCAAGAGAACGGAGGAGGCTGAAACAGTCTCGGGAGATGCTTCCCTCTG TGGTTCCAGCAAGACAATCATTAAATGGTGCAGTAGTTGAAGTGAAATCACTTGTGGAAAATTGTGTTAAAGTTCCTCAGTCCTCATCAGATCCCAGTATTTCTCAG agaaagaaagaagcctGTTGCCTGTCTGATGATGAGTTAAGCTCTTCCACAAGCTCTACAGACAAGTCTGATGGTGATTCCAAGGAGAG GAAAAGCAATGTGAATGAAATGAATGACTTGGTGCAGCTGATGACATGGACACTGAAAATGGACTCCAAGGAGAACTCTGAGTGCTGTGTAACCTCGACCCCAGCCCCAGAGTTTAAATTAAATAGGAAATACCGAGATACTTTGATTTTGCATGGAAAATCACCAGATGAAtcagaggaattaaaaatggaagaCATTCCTTCAG ATATGTTATCCGTCCCCTGCAAGATTAGGAGAATGGTTGAAATCCTGAGATCTGATGTGGTGCAAGGATTGGGAGTGAAACTTCTTGAGAAGGTGTACAGAATCATGGAAGAAGATGATGAAGCGAAAAGAGAG CTGCAGTTGCGGGAGCACATGGGAGATAAGTACGTGAGTTACAGTGCGAAGGCTCGGCACCTGaaatttcttgaagaaaatgtgaagcTCTGA